From one Psilocybe cubensis strain MGC-MH-2018 chromosome 13, whole genome shotgun sequence genomic stretch:
- a CDS encoding Putative sterigmatocystin biosynthesis peroxidase stcC → MFLITPIVNTLQNIVVFTYDFGLTTANLIIPSRKVGHVTPEGHPGAGGKWPEYIAPKEGDSRCSCPALNAMANHGILPHDGKNIKFSELGPKIRTTYNFASTFCFFVPNFAANMLNKSYSKDTFDLSELDLHSDKGIEHDASLTREDSALVPDQSKPHLQYVKELLALATKKDKDGNLILTTKELSEYTAKRRVDSKESNPQYTSSFFHNMFGCANSSTMLTIFGGRVSDLETLLTEERLPDGWESRVRKRLGLTFASFNSTVLKVALGINEKKYKESIAAKPASEETSPA, encoded by the exons ATGTTTCTCATAACACCTATCGTCAATACTCTTCAGAACATTGTCGTATTTACTTATGATTTCGGGTTAACGACAGCCAACCTCATCATTCCGAGCCGAAAGGTTGGACATGTTACTCCGGAGGGGCATCCAGGAGCAGGAGGTAAATGGCCTGAGTACATTGCTCCCAAGGAGGGTGATAGTCGATGCTCTTGCCCTGCCTTGAACGCAATGGCCAACCATG GCATCCTTCCTCACGATGGTAAAAATATCAAGTTCAGCGAATTGGGACCGAAGATCCGGACAACGTACAACTTCGCCTCGACattctgtttcttcgtcCCTAATTTTGCTGCGAATATGTTGAACAAAAGTTACAGCAAAGATACTTTCGATCTTTCAGAACTGGACCTCCATAGCGATAAAGGCATTGAACATGATGCGTCGCTGACTC GGGAAGATAGTGCACTTGTTCCTGATCAATCAAAGCCTCATCTCCAATACGTCAAAGAGCTCCTAGCACTCGCTACTAAGAAGGATAAGGACGGAAATCTCATTCTTACTACTAAGGAGTTATCTGAATATACGGCAAAACGACGCGTTGATTCCAAAGAATCTAACCCCCAATATACGTCCAGTTTCTTCCACAACATGTTTGGCTGCGCAAA CTCATCCACAATGCTCACCATTTTTGGAGGCCGCGTCTCTGATCTCGAAACCCTTCTAACTGAGGAACGTTTACCTGATGGATGGGAGTCGCGGGTCAGGAAGCGACTGGGCTTGACGTTCGCGTCATTCAATAGCACAGTCTTGAAGGTCGCCCTCGGAATCAACGAGAAGAAGTATAAAGAGTCAATTGCTGCTAAGCCTGCTTCGGAAGAAACATCGCCTGCATGA
- a CDS encoding putative ubiquitin carboxyl-terminal hydrolase K02C4.3, whose translation MQLSLEQERLEQNNGDLLAQISNVDTQVARRVLRKFNGDMEKAADALLAGDRALDWETKHRNTPEPTYSDGKDSSKSVMPAPSTSVIDLTADDDEMTRALQMSMDESSQVSKFGPSDRAPNPEWAMVRSNDPIVPGTTNEDHTLNEAIQASLQDFQEDVDVSPFSDSLREGGRPIALRTRTKELAYGALVIQALFFIPQVRATVSNFRLPRIEPSAQLGHPSRIMWNLIELFTNMDLAQLAAIIDNELLPAMFTERLTPGQSLPDASADIVKHVAGLIEQHAAAQATEEDEMEERLFSFTHGNVVLNNQDAAIKSNRSSEDGIVVTVEYGDSVLHNDLISCISDNLNKIEPTCSSHDVIIRPSDVITFQLRRLPNASSSKTSPDPFVYPKSLYLDRFMFDNLAFTNNKRKQERRMLEEIENLKAQKEKLTRSDNRDSLQTLRNTVYYYEFIAKSDGDRAREARLQRVTENLRDILTGLEAKVEDIDRQIEKLQAEVAVVYDCPELQQYQYDLRAVLVHSGLPGRKHIYSYVQDIEGVWWKTVDHEVTEVPEETVLTDPTGLHLGAGPYMLFYSRHLTHDQLHEPLVWPNVFSEAVADNNKKFLAMMHPELEIFSNASLESPEIQPTPRALPIPQERQHTRDSSRNMIVDEPTFSLPPPPY comes from the exons ATGCAGCTTTCTCTAGAACAGGAACGGCTTGAACAGAATAATGGGGACCTTTTGGCCCAGATCTCCAACGTCGACACGCAGGTAGCAAGGCGTGTGTTGAGGAAATTTAATGGCGATATGGAGAAAGCCGCAGATGCACTACTGGCTGGTGATAGAGCTTTGGACTGGGAAACGAAGCACAGAAATACTCCGGAACCAACGTATTCGGATGGCAAGGATAGTTCGAAAAGTGTTATGCCTGCCCCTTCCACCTCTGTTATCGACCTAACcgcagacgacgacgaaatGACGCGTGCATTACAGATGTCAATGGATGAAAGTTCTCAGGTTAGCAAATTTGGCCCCAGTGATAGGGCGCCTAACCCGGAGTGGGCGATGGTACGCTCGAAC GATCCAATTGTTCCTGGTACAACTAATGAAGATCACACTCTCAACGAGGCTATCCAAGCAAGTCTTCAAGATTTTCAAGAGGATGTCGATGTATCCCCCTTCTCGGACAGTCTCCGCGAGGGAGGCCG cCCTATCGCTCTCCGCACCCGTACGAAAGAACTTGCATACGGTGCTTTG GTCATTCAAGCTCTTTTTTTCATCCCTCAGGTCAGGGCAACTGTGTCCAACTTTCGCCTGCCTAGAATAGAACCGTCCGCACAACTGGGACATCCAA GTCGAATCATGTGGAACTTGATTGAGCTATTCACCAACATGGACCTCGCTCAACTTGCTGCCATTATAGACAATGAACTACTTCCCGCGATGTTTACAGAGCGGCTAACTCCGGGTCAATCTCTACCTGATGCATCGGCTG ATATCGTAAAACATGTTGCTGGCCTGATAGAGCAGCACGCGGCTGCTCAAGCTACGGAAGAAGACGAAATGGAAGA GcgtcttttctctttcaccCATGGTAATGTTGTTCTCAACAATCAGGATGCTGCTATAAAGAGCAACCGAAGCTCTGAAGATGGGATAGTTGTTACCGTTGAATATGGAGACAGCGTACTCCATAACGACCTGATTTCCTGCATATCTGACAACCTCAACAAAATTGAGCCTACATGCTCCTCACACGATGTTATCATAAGACCTTCGGATGTTATTACTTTCCAGCTCAGACGACTACCCAATGCAAGCTCCTCAAAAACATCGCCAGACCCATTTGTATACCCTAAATCTTTATACCTGGATAGATTTATGTTCGACAATTTGGCGTTCACAAACAATAAAAGGAAACAGGAGCGGAGGATGTTAGAGGAGATCGAAAACCTCAAGGCTCAGAAGGAAAAGTTGACGCGTTCTGAT AATCGCGATTCGCTGCAAACTCTTCGAAACACGGTATACTACTATGAATTTATTGCCAAGTCGGATGGAGATCGCGCGCGCGAAGCCAGACTGCAACGAGTAACGGAAAATTTGAGGGACATTTTGACGGGACTCGAGGCCAAAGTGGAAG ATATTGATCGGCAAATTGAAAAACTGCAGGCTGAAGTTGCCGTTGTATACGACTGTCCTGAATTGCAGCAATATCAG TATGACCTCCGTGCCGTATTGGTCCACAGTGGTCTTCCGGGGCGCAAACATATCTACTCATATGTTCAGGATATTGAAGGTGTTTGGTGGAAAACAGTTGACCATGAAGTCACTGAG GTACCAGAGGAAACTGTCCTTACTGATCCCACTGGTCTTCATCTTGGGGCCGGTCCCTATATGCTGTTCTATAGCCGACATCTTACACATGACCAGTTACACGAACCGCTCGTATGGCCCAACGTATTCTCC GAAGCTGTCGcagacaacaacaaaaagttTTTGGCCATGATGCACCCTGAACTCGAAATTTTCTCAAATGCCAGTTTAGAATCACCTGAAATACAACCTACTCCTCGCGCGCTGCCAATTCCGCAAGAACGACAACATACTCGTGACAGCTCGAGAAATATGATTGTCGATGAGCCTACATTTTCGCTGCCTCCGCCGCCATACTAA
- a CDS encoding tRNA threonylcarbamoyladenosine dehydratase: MTLNLSHRTQLVATAVAASLATAGLVHAYNTHIRRTRRKELDDEVRRSISALDSMQIDREDVESQAFRSQLNLQSTSRANGSSLDYDEDLIREQLARNYAFFGDEGMAKIRKGRVVVVGCGGVGSWAAVMLVRSGISNIRLVDFDYVTLSSLNRHATATLVDVGTPKVKCIEKTLKQIAKWVEVDSRIEIWRKEEGGRLLEDADWVIDAIDNIQTKVDLLKYCYDNKIKVFSSMGSGAKCDPTRIQISDISHTVYDPLARSVRRRLRLLGVDSGIPVVYSTEVPGDVKLLPLPEEEFQKGPVKELGVFDDFRVRILPVLGPLPSIFGLNIATYVLCELAEKPIGNPLPIKNRKKLYERMYRDLLKRECKIAGHQINKLPIDEDDVALIFEDLHRGRSVVPPYDIPSRPTLVRWDPTRPLSIENCVVFELNDADKHVNALWNPDGSASTTTTPAELWGPEIREVVDRRAAEARRVRDWVMRLIHPRGSVFGGICMIYKLLPKTMAGRQTYFHTSLEEWTRSDEYHNSFLIPKDDILDAVVKNNHEQGLPDIAVTVAQGKFLNLLVKTTGAKRVLEIGTLGGYSTIWIGRGVPSDGSVTTLELNPQHAKVATDNIKLAGLADKISVVVGPAVESLAKLDAKEPFDFVFIDADKPSNLIYFTEAKRLVRPGGVIIVDNVVRYGRVADPEYSDNNVEGVRRLLHALKDDQDVEATTIGTVSEKGYDGFIYAIRK, translated from the exons ATGACCTTGAACCTCTCTCATAGAACTCAGCTCGTTGCTACTGCCGTCGCCGCCTCTCTGGCGACAGCTGGCCTTGTACATGCTTATAATACCCACATTAGACGGACACGGAGGAAGGAGCTTGACGATGAAGTCCGGCGCTCCATTTCCGCGCTAGATTCTATGCAAATTGACCGCGAAGACGTCGAGTCTCAGGCATTCAGATCGCAACTGAACTTACAATCTACAAGCCGTGCAAATGGGAGCAGTCTGGACTACGACGAAGACCTCATCCGAGAACAACTCGCGCGAAATTACGCGTTCTTCGGCGATGAAGGTATGGCGAAAATCCGAAAGGGCCGCGTGGTTGTCGTTGGGTGCGGAGGAGTAGGAAGCTGGGCAGCTGTGATGCTTGTACGATC AGGCATCTCGAACATCCGTTTAGTGGACTTTGACTACGTCACTTTGTCCTCGCTCAACCGACACGCTACGGCTACGCTGGTGGACGTGGGCACACCAAAAGTGAAATGCATCGAAAAGACACTTAAGCAGATTGCAAAATGGGTTGAGGTTGACTCGAGAATTGAGATTTGGAgaaaggaggagggaggacgTTTGCTGGAGGATGCTGACTGGGTTATTG ATGCCATTGACAATATCCAGACCAAGGTCGACCTGCTGAAATACTGCTACGATAACAAAATAAAG GTCTTTTCTTCGATGGGATCCGGTGCCAAATGCGATCCTACCCGAATTCAAATCAGCGACATCTCTCACACAGTATATGACCCTCTGGCACGCTCTGTTCGCCGACGTTTACGACTTCTCGGTGTTGATTCGGGAATCCCTGTCGTTTACTCCACCGAAGTACCGGGTGACGTCAAATTGCTACCGCTACCAGAGGAGGAGTTCCAGAAGGGACCGGTCAAAGAACTGGGAGTGTTCGACGATTTCCGTGTTCGCATCCTACCTGTATTGGGCCCTTTGCCGTCAATTTTTGGACTAAACATCGCCACCTATGTTCTTTGCGAGTTGGCCGAAAAGCCCATTGGAAACCCCTTGCCGATCAAGAATAGGAAGAAACTCTATGAACGAATGTATCGAGATTTGCTGAAGAGAGAATGTAAAATTGCTGGTCATCAAATCAA CAAACTACCGattgacgaagacgacgtGGCGCTGATTTTTGAAGATTTGCACAGAGGTCGCTCAGTCGTTCCTCCTTATGATATCCCTTCAAGGCCAACGCTTGTTCGCTGGGATCCTACCCGCCCGTTGAGCATCGAGAACTGTGTCGTCTTCGAACTCAACGATGCCGACAAGCATGTGAATGCGCTATGGAATCCTGATGGATCAGCGTCAACGACAACAACACCCGCTGAACTATGGGGCCCGGAAATCCGAGAAGTTGTAGATCGAAGAGCGGCGGAGGCTCGAAGGGTTCGTGATTGGGTTAT GCGATTAATCCACCCTCGAGGATCCGTGTTTGGCGGGATTTGTATG ATCTATAAATTGCTACCCAA AACTATGGCCGGACGACAGACTTATTTTCATACATCTCTTGAAGAGTGGACGCGTTCAGATGAATACCACAATTCGTTTTTGATACCTAAAGACGATATTTTGGACGCGGTGGTGAAGAACAATCATGAGCAAGGGTTGCCTGATATCGCAGTGACCGTTGCTCAGGGCAAATTCTTGAACCTGCTCGTCAAGACCACTGGAGCAAAAAGAGTCTTGGAGATCGGAACGCTCGGCGG ATATTCCACCATTTGGATTGGTCGTGGGGTTCCTTCAGACGGAAGTGTCACCACGCTAGAATTGAACCCACAACATGCCAAG GTGGCTACTGATAACATTAAATTGGCAGGTCTCGCAGATAAAATTTCTGTGGTTGTTGGTCCGGCCGTGGAGTCTTTGGCCAAGCTGGATGCCAAAGAGCCCTTCGACTTTGTATTCATTGACGCAGACAAGCCGTCAAATCTCATATACTTCACTGAAGCAAAACGCCTCGTTCGGCCAGGCGGTGTCATT ATTGTAGACAACGTGGTCCGATATGGTCGCGTCGCCGACCCCGAATACTCGGACAACAACGTTGAGGGCGTGCGGCGGCTCCTCCATGCTCTTAAAGACGATCAGGACGTTGAAGCCACGACCATCGGAACAGTCAGCGAGAAAGGCTACGATGGTTTCATATATGCGATCCGCAAATGA